A window of Apus apus isolate bApuApu2 chromosome 26, bApuApu2.pri.cur, whole genome shotgun sequence genomic DNA:
cccctggagcacattccaCGGGTTGGGGgttggaatatctccagagaaggacactccacagcccctgggcagcctgtcccagggctctgtcatcctcaAGAGTTTCTCCTCATATTCCAGTGGCACTTCCCCTGTTCCAGCCtctgcctgttgccccttgtcctgtccctgggcacctctcagcagagtctggctccatcctcctgcacccccctgcatgggcagggacacctcccaccagcccaggctgctccaagccccatccaacctgcccttcaacactgccagggatggggcagccacagcttccctgggcaacctgggccaggctctcaccaccctcacacctACCCTGAGATACTTCCAGGCATGAGGCTCAACAATcagctcagaagcagcagcaccttttttcctttccttgccaCTATTGACCAGCCTGGTCAgtggctgctcagagcagcctggtcctgcagctggaaacCTTTGCCTTGTCTTGAAATGCTCCAGTTTCTCCACAGAGCCCCaggagaggtggcagcagcagcaaggccagCGTGGGTCTCTGGACACAAGGAGGTCCCAGCACACTTGGGTGCTCAGAGatttttccagcagctccaagaGGTGCctctagtttgttttttttaacttccttccAGGAATTCAACTTGATCGACCGGCGAGAGCTGGCTCCTCTGCAGGAACTGATTGAGAAGCTGGGCTCCAAGGACAGATAAAGGTCCCTCTTggctctcctctctgctctctaCTCCAGCCACCTTGTGCTTCGCCTCCAGCGGCGCCCCAGACACCAGCCCCTGGTGACATCAGGAAGCGTCACCTCCTCCAcgcagcagcctgggctggtttCAGGTTGTTGGTTGCCCTGTGGAGCCTCACCCTGTGCAGCCCACGTGGCTGAAGACCCATGCTCTGGGACTCAGACTTGGTTGGTGTTTCCTTGAGCCACGGGATGAAGTTGGAATTGCTGCACAACTGTTTTCTCCTCCCAAGTTCTCCTCTGGCCTTGAGCAGCAACCCTGGAGCCCCGAGCAGCTCAGCTTATTTTTGGAAGTGCTTTATTTGGCTGAGGTGCACCCAGAGCCTTAAGCTCCCCTTGGCcttgtggggagggaggaaaagaagtgcctgtccccttcccctgcctgaGGGGtgtccccttcccctgcctgggGGGGCTGAGGAAGGGCCCCCCCCTGCCTGGCAAGGCAATATAAAGtttctcttcctgctcttctctccaagtctcctcttcttcttcccccctcccactgcagcccccccccagctgctTAATTGAAAAGCCAAgactggagcagggcagggcactcAGTCCCAGTACCCACCAGCAGCTTTATTGGTTACACTGGTCAGGGGGGGTGGAGGTGAAGATGCGCAGCCCGTGCATGTGCTTGATCTCCTCGCTCAGCGCCTGCAGGAGAAGCCCAGCCCTGAAGGGGGTGCTCTGCAGAGCAACACCCCCAGTGCCCGTGCTGCACagcaccccagctctgcacacacacacacacccccagtgcccctgctgcacagcaccccagctctgcacacaacccccccccccgtgcCCGTGCTGCACagcaccccagctctgcacacacacacacacacacacacacaagcaccccagcactgcacacacacccccccagtgcctgtgctgcacagcaccCCAGctctgtacacacacacacacccggTGCCCGTGCTGCACagcaccccagctctgcacacacacacccccccccccccccagtgcccctgctgcacagcaccccagctctgcacacacacacacacacacaccccccccccagtgcccctgctgcacagcaccccagctctgcacaccCCCCTGCACATGCCCCAGTACTAAACTGATTAGTGCAGCACTTGGACTCACTGCACATGCACAGAGACACCCTCCCCCTCAGAGACACCCACACCCAGACACCACCACCCAGCCACACCCAGCCACAGATAACACACACTCTCACAGCCACACGCTCACGTGCAGCCACCTGCCCTCTGACACACCCACACCTGCACATTCCCCAGTACTAAACTGATTAGTGCAGCACTCGAGTCATGACCCACAGACAacaccccagccccccccccccacacccacccaccctccAAGAGCCCAGGAACAAGTCCTGCACAACCAGAGACCCCCCCCTTGGATTGCAGAGAAAGAGCTACTGGGGGTCATTgtttactggggaaaaaaaaaggggcaacactgagtgtgtgtgtgtgtgtgtgtgcgcgcgcaCAGCCCCTCACTGCAGCACTCTGTGCACACCTCAGTTTtgcatgcacacacagccctgctgcaggggctgcacaCAAGTGGCTACACTGGGTTGTACTGGGAAGGAAGAGCTACACCCCAGTGTAAAGCCCTGGGGGACACACAAGCAGAGTCCTGCACACTCAAGAGACACAGACTGTCAcactctctccctccctcccagacacacacacacactcactccctctctctctctcccacagagccaccctctccctccctcacactctctccccctccccctcctcacCTGGTTGACCatctggtgctgctgcaccGTCCTCTTCTCCCTGAACTCCTCAGACTCCACGTGAACCTCGTACATGGCGCCGCAGCCGCCTGGGAGGGAAACGCGGGCGCTGAGGGGCCCTCGTGGCCCCCACCCTGATCCAGCCCCAGGCTCAAGTCTCTCCCCCTCACAAAGCACAGTGACATTCTGGGGAGGAGGAATGGGAATCACTTGGGAAGTAGTGGGCCCAGTTCTGcctccccagttccagagggacagggatctactggagagtccaacagaggctacgaggatgatgaagggactggaacatctgtctgatgaggaaaggctgagagacctggggctgttcagtctggagaggagaagactgaggggggatctaatgaatgtctatcaatacatgagggcagcaagaaggcaggacaagctcttgtcacttgtgccctggggcaggacgtggggcaatggattcaaactcagcccaggaagttccacctcaacatgaggaaggaCTTCTgccctgtgagggtgacagagccctgggacaggctgcccagagaggcggtggagtctccttctctggagactttccagacccacctggatgcctttctgagtgatctgccctggttctttttggtcctgctctggcaggggggttggactcgatggtcTTTGGGGGGGGTCCCGTCCAACCCTGAACATCCTGCGAGACCAGGAGCTTTTCCCGCACCTGAAATATCCACCACCCGGATGCGGGAGGCGCGCGGGAACTTCTCCCGCAGGACGCGGCTCACTCGGGCCTCCCCGTCCGTCTGCGACGTGAAGCTCCGCAGGGCCCCGCGGcgcaggaggagctgggggggcgggaaccgggggggggggggggggggggggggggggtgaacCCACGGGATAAAAAAAACCCCGGACACGGGCTGGGGGCTCGGAAGGGGAACGGGGAGGGGGCTTCACCGGCAAACGGGGGCACCGGGGGGAAGAGAAATCCGCCTTCAGTAGCGCCGGGATGGAGGGGGGGGCACCgggatggaggggggggggcaccGGGAAGAGGGGGGGGCACCGGGATGGAGGGGGGGACCACCGggaagagggggaggggggcaccgggatggagggggggggggcaccgggaagaggggggggggggcaccggGAGAGGGGGGGGCACCgggatggaggggggggggggggggggcaccgggaagagggggaggggggacacCAGGCGCCTTCACCGGTGGCGGAGGGGACGGGAGGCCACTCACACCCTCACTCACCTCGGGGCACGGGGGGCACCGCAGCGGTTACCGGGAACACTTACCGTGCGCCGGGGAGCTCAGGGGGCACCTACCGGTAACGGCACCGGGGGGGGCAGAGACACGAGACCGGGGGGGCGGGGACGGGGGGGACGGGGGGGACACACGGAcacggacacacggacacacggacacacgcaccggcccccggccccgcagccccgtcGCGGCGGCCATGATGGGCGGCGCGCGGTCCCAGCTTCCGGTCCGCGCCCAGCCAATGGCAGCgcggggaggagaggagggggcggggccgctcctgccgccgccgccctgCGCCCCCTGGCGGCTCGGAGGACACGGagaccgcccccccccccggggggaCCCGAAACCTCGAACTGACCCCCCAGGACTGACCCCGCTCCCGGCGTCCTGGGCCCGTCCTGCCCCCCATTCCCAGTATCCAGGACCCATCCTTTCTCCCCATTCCCAGTATCCAGGACCCATCCTACCCTCCCATTCCCAGTATCCAGCTCCCCATCCTTTCCCCCATTCCCAGTATCCAGCTCCCCATCCTTTCCCCCATTCCCAGTATCCAGGACCCATCCTACCCTCCCATTCCCAGTATCCAGCTCCCCATCCTTTCCCCCCATTCCCAGTATCCAACTCCCCATCCTACCCTCCCATTCCCAACATCCAGCTCCCCATCCTTTCCCCCATTCCCATAACAACCCTCCCAAACTCCTGCCCCTTCCACCCACACCCAGGCTCCCCATCCTGTTCCACCCCAATTCCCAGACTCCAACCCCCTTGATTTTCccccagcaggaaaaaaaaaaacaaaccaccaaagcAGGGCTCCTCCCCCATATTGagtgcaaaaaataaatataaaatttattaaaacacccacaatattttaaagatatcaGGAATAATACATTTCATGGCCCCGCCGGCCACGGGAACtcagaataaaatacaatttaaaaacaaaacaaaacaaaacaaaaaccacaacaacaacaaaaggaaaaaccaaaaaccaaagaaggaaagaactggggggggggggggaagggtcCAAACTTGCAATTTTTTAGGCATCCTAAGAAATAaactgaatgaagaaaaaaaaaaaaaaaagggtgttaaggaggaaaaaaaaacacaacacaaagggttttttttttgggggggaggggaaaaaaaagggggggaaattatacaaaataaaattatcagcaTCAATTGACTGTTCTAGAATTATCTACAGTTTAATACACATTAAATCCTATTGCCTTGAgacatgggggggggggggtgggggggggaaataataataattataataataattataataataaatctaCGGGTTCTCGATCCGCCccggaaagaaaaaaaacagcaataaaagaaaactaaaagaataaaagaaacaacaacaacaacaaaaaaaacaacgagaaggaaaataaaacaacttcaTTTCAAGTAACCACAATTCCCGAGCTGACCAAGAAATCTtcaagtgtgatttttttttgtttgtttttttaggagCCACCAGGACACCCCCCTGTGGTGTCCCCACCCCCCTCTCCTGCCGCCGTCCCGCCTCCCCCTCCTCAACCATCCCAAAATGCCAAGGATTCCCCTCAAAAAACAACCCGACGACAAGGAAACGGCCCCGAAACAACGCGACGACGACGATAAAGCTGCCCCCCAtcaacccaacaacaacaacaaaactgccCCCAAtcaacccaacaacaacaaaactgccCTGAATCAACCCAACAAAACTGCCCCAAAAGAACACAACGACGACAAAACTGctccaaaacaacccaacaacaaaacgGCCCCAAATCAACCCAAATCGCccccaaacaacccaacaacaacaacaaaactgccCTGAATCAACCCAAAAGAACTGTCCCAAAACAGCCCAAAACtgccccaaaacaacccaacaacaacaacaaaactgccCTGAATCAACCCAAAAGAACTGTCCCCAAACAGCCCAACAAAACtgccccaaaacaacccaacaacaacaaaactgctacagaacaaaccaacaacaaaactgccccaaaacaacccaacaacaaaactgctacagaacaaaccaacaacaaaactgccccaaaacaacccaacaacaacaaaactgccCCAAAtcaacccaacaacaacaaaactgccCCAAATCAACCCAACCAAACtgccccaaaacaaaacaacaacaaaactgctccaaaacaacccaacaacaacaaaactgctacaaaacaacccaactgccccaaaacaacccaacaaaacggctgcaaaacaacccaacagcaacaaaactgcCTCAAATCAACCCAACAACGAAACTGccccaaaacaacccagcaacaacaaaacggctacaaaacaacccaaaaaacaacaaccaaactgccccaaaacaaacaccctcccccctccccactttGACTTGAATTCCTGGATCCCAGAAATCAAGCGAAGACGTTGGGAATTCTGGATCGATCAccttaattacattttcactTTAGAAATCCTGGAAGGAAACTGAGGCTGGAATTAATGGCGGGTTGTGATTAATCCCTGAAGGatgttggggaggggggggcgggtGGTGGGAAAAATCTGGGAtaaaggagagaagggaaaggaagaaacacGGCGGCGAAAGGATCCCTGATTTCGGCAAGATTCGCCCCAAATTTCGCTCGCCTTTGCTGCCGCGGtgctggagggggctgggggggggctgAGGTATTTGCCTTGGTTtaggggtgtggggggggagcTGCCCCCCCAAAACtggtgggaaggggaagagtAGCACCAAGAAACCCCAAAAAGTGGAAAACCCaaagggaaaagggggaaaagatgGAGACGGGGAGAAGCGGGATGGGAGCTACGGGAGCgggggctgctgagctgggagggtgctgggagggtggtggggaCCAGGATTATAGTGGGGTTGGGTGGTGGGAACCAGCACCATGGTGGGGTTGGGTGCTGGGAGGGTGCTGGGCACCGTGGGGGGTGTGCCAGGctggtgggggggaggggggtctGTGCACCAGGGGGGTGAAGGGAGCCCGTGCACCCACACTCTGGCACCACGGTGAAGCACCTGGTGATACCCAAGCACCATGAGGTGCTCAAGAGCCATGTctgcccccagcaccctgtTCCTGCATGGTGGGTGAGCACCATGCCCCAGCACCACGTCCCAGCACCATATCCATGGAGCAGGCCCCAACACCACGTCCCAAGCACCGTGGCCATGCCCCGTGGCCAAGCACCACCTTCCCACCCCCCCTGGCTGAGCACCACGTCCACACACCGTGTCCAGGCACCATGTTCACACATCATGACCATGCACCACATCCATGGCACGTGGCCAAGCACCGTGCCTGAGCACCATGTCCAAGCACCACCATCAAGCACCTGGCTGAGCACCATGTCCACACGTCGTGGCCGAGCACCATGTCCATGCACCGTGTCCATGGTGTGTGGCCAAGCACCAAGAACACACACCACATCCAAGCACCACGTCCCCAGCACCATGTCCATGGTGCATGGCTGAGCACCATGCCCGAGCACCATGTCCATGCACCGTGTCCATGGCGTGTGGCCAAGCACCAAGAACACACACCACATCCAAGCACCATGTCCCCAGCACCATGTCCATGGTGCATGGCTGAGCACCATGCCCGAGCACCATGTCCATGCACCATGGTCAAGCACCAGGGCCAAAGACCATGTTCACTCAGTTTGGCCAAGCACCATGTCCGTGCACCGAGCATCTTGGTTGAGCACCATGCCCTAGAACCCTGTCCATGATGCGTGGCCAAGCACTGTGCCCGAGCACCACGTCCATGCACCATGTCCAAGCACCACAGTTGAGCACCGTGCCCGAGCACCATGTCCATGCACAATGTCCACACACCACATCCAAGCACCGTGCCTGAGCACCATGTCCATGATGCATGGCTGAGCACCGTGCCCGAGCACCATGTCCTTGCACCATGTCCAAGCACCGTGGTCAAGCACCGTGCCTGAGCACCATGTCTGTGATGTGTGGCCAAGCACCATGTCCAAGCATTGCAGTCGAGTACCATGGCCAAGCATTGTGTTCACACATCCTGAACAAGCACAATGTCCATGCACCACATTCAAGCACCATGTCCACGACGTGTAGACAAGCACCATGCCCGAGCACCATGTCCACACACCATTTCCAAGCACCATGGCTGAGCACCACGTCCAAACACCATGTTCATGGTGCATGGCTGAGCACCATGCCCAAGCACCATGTCCATGATGTGTGGCCAAGCACCGTGCCCACACCCTATGTCCATTAACCATGGTCGAGCACCACGTCCAAGCACCGTGTCCATGATGTGTGGCCAAGCACCACGTCTCAGCACCCTGGTCAAGCACTGTTGCCAAAGACCGCGTGTCCACACACCCTGACTGAGCACCATGGTCAAGCACTAAGTCCAAGCACCATGTCCATGGCGTGTGGCTGAGCACCGTGCCCCAGCACCACACTCCCACACCACGTCCAAGCTCTGCGGTCAAGCACCGTTGCCGAACACCGTGTCCACACACCACGTCCAAGCACCACGTCCACCA
This region includes:
- the BOLA3 gene encoding bolA-like protein 3, yielding MAAATGLRGRGPLLLRRGALRSFTSQTDGEARVSRVLREKFPRASRIRVVDISGGCGAMYEVHVESEEFREKRTVQQHQMVNQALSEEIKHMHGLRIFTSTPPDQCNQ